The DNA window ATCTTATGATCGTGAGTTCGAGTTGATTACAGCTGAACAGTCACTACCGGTCGTTACCGATGTCTCGAAGTTCAAGCAGCTTCTCTATATTTTGCTGGACAATGCCAGAAAGTATAGCGCTAATAAAATTGAGGTAATCGCTCAAAAAAATGGAGACACCGTTATTCAGATTCGTGATACAGGAATCGGCATTCCAAAAGATGCAGTGCCTTTTGTCTTTGAACGATTTTATCGTGTAGATAAAGCAAGGAACCGAGAAACTGGGGGATTTGGGTTAGGTCTATCATTGGCAAAACAACTGGCTGATTCATTGAAGATTGAAATTAGTCTAGAGAGCATCGAGCAGTTGGGTACGACAGTAACCATTACTTTCTCAGAGAATTCTAATGTTGCTGATGTACACTTGAAACAGGAGGGATGATGATGCGAAAGTGGATTTTGATGACCTTAGCGACGATTTTACTTGGTGGGTCAGTAATAGCCTTTCTGCTGTTTCCACGCACTTCTCCTGAAATTTCAGAAGAGCAGGCCGAGGAAACGGTAATTAGCTTGTACGGAGGAAGTATTGAACAAACTACAGCCTCTGGAGAAGATTACCAAGTCGAATTCCAACGGACAGATGGACGCTATCTTGCTCTAGTAAACCGACAAAACGGCCAAGTAGAAAGCATGAACCTACTAAAAAAAACGGAAAAAGCTAAAAAATTAACCGAACAACAGGCAGAAAAGATTGCTTTAGAGAAAGTTGAAGGAATAATTGGGAGTAACACCTACAACAAAGATCGAAACGAGTACACCGTTAAAGTCGAGGAAGAAACGCAAGTCTCGACTTTGGTGCTATCTGCTGCAACAGGGGAAGTATTAACAATCAGTGAAGAGCCGGTTCAAGTAGTTCCGTCAGAAGAACCAGATCTCGAGCGGATTATTACACGCAACGAAGCGATTAGACTGGCTAAAAAAACATTGTCAGGAGAAGTTCAAGACGATGAATTCGTGGAGACCGAAGATGGTGGCTATTACTTGATTGAAATTGAGAATGACAAAACGGATCAAG is part of the Planococcus kocurii genome and encodes:
- a CDS encoding PepSY domain-containing protein, producing MRKWILMTLATILLGGSVIAFLLFPRTSPEISEEQAEETVISLYGGSIEQTTASGEDYQVEFQRTDGRYLALVNRQNGQVESMNLLKKTEKAKKLTEQQAEKIALEKVEGIIGSNTYNKDRNEYTVKVEEETQVSTLVLSAATGEVLTISEEPVQVVPSEEPDLERIITRNEAIRLAKKTLSGEVQDDEFVETEDGGYYLIEIENDKTDQEATIQIHAVRGDTMTVEWDN